The Hymenobacter sp. DG25A nucleotide sequence GTGTTGGGCCGTCCAGTGATTGATGATGACGCGGTCCAGGTCGTCGCCGCCCAGGTAGGTGTCGCCGTTGGTGCTGAGAACTTCAAAAATGCCCTGCTGAATGCGCAGAATGCTGACGTCGAAAGTGCCGCCGCCCAGGTCATACACAGCGACGGTTTTCTCTTCGTCGGGCGAGAGGCCGATGCCGTAGGCCAGGGCCGCGGCCGTGGGCTCATTCACAATGCGCAGTACTTCCAGCCCGGCCAGACGGCCGGCGTCGCGGGTGGCCTGGCGCTGAGAATCATTGAAATAAGCCGGCACGGTGATAACGGCCTTATTCACGGGCGTTTTCAACGCATGCTCGGCACGGGCCCGCAGCTCCTTCAGAATCTCGGCCGAAAGCTCAATAGGCGAGTAAAACTGGTCGCCGACCCGGATTTTCACCAGGCCTTCGGAGTTGTCATCAATCACCTTATAGCCCAAGTCCTCGGCGTGCTCGCCCAGGTCACGGTAGGACTTGCCCAGCAGGCGCTTCACCGAGTAAATGCTATTCTGCGGATCGGTGAGCAGATATTCCTTGGCTTCGGTGCCTACAATGGGCGTTTCGCCGCCTTGGGGAAAGTGTACCACCGAGGGTACAATGGTGCCCCGGCCCATATCATTAATGGCCACCGGCTGGCGGGTTTCCGGATGAATGTAGGCTACCAGCGAGTTGGTAGTGCCCAGATCAATGCCAACGATAATTTCTTCCTGCTGCAGACTCCCGGTTGAGAGGTTGATTGCGACTTTAGCCATAAGGTGCGGCGCGCCCCACAGGGCACAAGCGAAACGGGGGTGAAAAACAGATAACTGATAAACCGCTTCGGGGGCACAAAAGTAACGAAGAAATAGCGGCGGACTTCGGTGCCATTGGAAAGAGCGCAGCCGGATTTGCAATCTGCCTGCCCGGCGCAGCATACTGGTAGGCGTAGTTGCCCAGCGCCCTAAGAGCCACAAAGCACAACGGTTGAAAATTTGTCGCCGTGAATAAAGACAAGATGGCCTTGTCGATACAAAAAAAGCCTCTTCCCATATCAGGAAGAGGCTTTTATGTACTCTGAAATCCGATAAGATTACCGCACCAGCACTTTGCTGCTGCGGTTCAGCTCCGGAACGGAAAGCTGATATACGCCGGCTGGCAGGGTCGTCACTTTCAGGCGCAGCTCATTAGAGCCGGCGTAAAGTTGCTCAGACTGCGTATGCACCAGGCGTCCGGTCAGGTCATAGAGCCGCACGGTAACTGTACGCTCTGCCGGGGTTTGCACCGTAAACTCAATATGCCCGGCCGAAGTGGGGTTAGGGTACACTGAGAGGCCGGTGGTCAGATCCGGCTTGGTTCCCTGCTCGTCGGTGGGGTTAGTGCCGCGGGCCGTCATGGAGCCTACCACGGCCGTGGGGGCCGTGTACGTGGCTTTCACGAAGGCGCGTTGGGCGGGATTAGCGGTGCTGGCATTCTGTGCCTTCAGCGTAATCCAGCCTGCGGTGCCGGGGGTGTAGGTACCGGTGAGGGTGCCCGTACCGGTTTTGCTGCTTACCAGCGTGCCGGCGCTGTTGTACAGCGCAATGGTCAGGCTGCGGGTAGCATCGGTGGGGTACAGGGTATAAGTAATGGCTTTGCTGGCTGCCGAGTAAATACGGCCGGCAGTGCGCAGCGCCGTAGAGGCAGCGGGCAGCTGACCACCCTGCTTCAGCGAGGAAGCATGCGAATCACCCAGATCATCGGCCAACTCCCATTCCTGCGTGGTAGTCAGCGCCGCTTTGGTGTAGTTGGTGGTGATGCCGGTAGGCGCCCACACCGAGTAACCACGGCGGCCACCGCTGGCCGTGCCGTTGCAGGGCGGCGTATTGATAGCTACCGTCTGCGAGCCGCTCACGGTAACCGTGGCCGTACCATTCGCGCCGGAGTAGTCTTTCAAAACAGTGCCCGGGGCAAAGTCACAGCTCACGGTAGTGTTCTGCCAGGTGCTCCAGTTATCGTTGATGCCGATAATGGCCTTGGTGCTGCGCTCGATTACGAGGTGGTCGGCAGCCTGGCCGCGCACTTTGTAAGCGCCGTCTTTGAAATGCAGGTTCTGGTGGCACCAGATCAGGTTTTCCAGGTCGGAGCGGGTAGGCAGGTCGGTGGTGCTGGTGGGCTGGTGTACGAAGCGCTTGCTGGTAGTGCCCACGTTGAACAGGTCCTCAAAGAAAACCTGGGGCGAGCCATCCAAAGCCAGCGCGGCGGCATAGGCCGCGGAAAGCCGTCCATCGGAAGGATCAATGTGCGGCGCTAGCTCCGAGCCGGTGTTCCAGCCGGTGTAGTTGCCGTTGGTGTCGGTGGTAGGGCGGAAGGTGTCGTGGTTGTTCACGAAAGGCACCGTGCGGTGCACGTACGTGCCCCCGATGTTTACCACGCGCGTGCCCTGCTGGTAGCCGGGCAGGCTGCCCAGATCAAAATTGCCGCCCTGGCTTACAATGTTGTAAATGCCATTGCGCAGGGAGAAATCGAAGGTGCCGGCGCGGTTCTGCACGTTGGCTACCCAGCCGTCCATCTGGGCGGAGGAGCCCACCCATTCGCCTACGGCAAACATGGTAGCGCCGCCATTGGCCCAGCCCGCGTTGCTTTGCATGTTATAAAGGAAGTCCTCCATGGCAAAGTCGGGGAAGTGCTTCACGGCATCCAGCCGCACGCCAT carries:
- a CDS encoding T9SS type A sorting domain-containing protein; translation: MLGANRPAQAQKIVLQGFWWDYWNSNYPNGWANYIAQLAPRLKAMGIDAVWLPPSVKNGNQGNGYSPFDNYDLGDKYQKGFVGTRLGTKDELLRAVAILHANGIEVVQDIVLNHVDGAGSQSGAGGQDPAAWEDYTTSKYKNFRYVSYTKPASAEDAANYLARNGRFSKNWQNFNPNPGNNSTSGDWNAVYFGPDVSYYNGSYGQSSNATYNPAQGADYMRNNTRDWLVWYKKQVGFDGVRLDAVKHFPDFAMEDFLYNMQSNAGWANGGATMFAVGEWVGSSAQMDGWVANVQNRAGTFDFSLRNGIYNIVSQGGNFDLGSLPGYQQGTRVVNIGGTYVHRTVPFVNNHDTFRPTTDTNGNYTGWNTGSELAPHIDPSDGRLSAAYAAALALDGSPQVFFEDLFNVGTTSKRFVHQPTSTTDLPTRSDLENLIWCHQNLHFKDGAYKVRGQAADHLVIERSTKAIIGINDNWSTWQNTTVSCDFAPGTVLKDYSGANGTATVTVSGSQTVAINTPPCNGTASGGRRGYSVWAPTGITTNYTKAALTTTQEWELADDLGDSHASSLKQGGQLPAASTALRTAGRIYSAASKAITYTLYPTDATRSLTIALYNSAGTLVSSKTGTGTLTGTYTPGTAGWITLKAQNASTANPAQRAFVKATYTAPTAVVGSMTARGTNPTDEQGTKPDLTTGLSVYPNPTSAGHIEFTVQTPAERTVTVRLYDLTGRLVHTQSEQLYAGSNELRLKVTTLPAGVYQLSVPELNRSSKVLVR